In one window of Phyllopteryx taeniolatus isolate TA_2022b chromosome 23, UOR_Ptae_1.2, whole genome shotgun sequence DNA:
- the LOC133472535 gene encoding uncharacterized protein LOC133472535 isoform X5, whose product MWSVCGQRFTRKEHLTRHTRTHTDITEDLHTERQEPEPPHIKEEVQDKAVHHIKEEEEEEVCPYIEEQDKEEDITKYPSTDVPLKSEDEGQSEESRRAEPPSSRSSQHMSTEGDGAHCEGSQADGLLAPLSDS is encoded by the exons ATGTGGtccgtttgtggtcaaagattcactcggaAGGAACACttgacaagacacacaagaacccacactg acatcactgaagatcttcatactgagcggcaggagccagagccccctcacattaaagaggaagtgcaGGACAAAGcggtccaccacatcaaagaggaagaggaggaagaagtgtGTCCCTACATCGAAGAGCAAGACAAGGAGGAGGATATAACTAAGTATCCATCGACTgatgtccctttgaagagtgaagatgaaggtcaaagtgaggagagcagaagggcggagcctccaagcagcaggtCAAGTCAGCACATgtcaacagaaggtgatggagccCACTGTgaaggatcacaagcagacggcctcttagctccactatcagatagttGA